One window from the genome of Echinicola vietnamensis DSM 17526 encodes:
- a CDS encoding arylsulfatase: MIRKLLVTCILATGGWQLAEAQDKPNVLVIWGDDIGWSNVGFNNNGLMGYETPNIDRIANEGAVFTDWYGQQSCTAGRAAFILGQHPFRSGLLTIGMPGDSHGIQASQPTIADLLKPQGYATGQFGKNHLGDQDEHLPTNHGFDEFFGNLYHLNAEEEPEGYYYPKDPEFRKKFGPRGVIHSTADGSIEDTGPLTKQRMETVDEEFEDAAIEFIEKAHADGKPFFVWLSATRMHVWTHLKEESEGVTGIGLYPDGMVEHDKAVGRILDKLDELGITDNTIVMYSTDNGAEKVTWPDGGSSPFRGEKGTTWEGGFRVPCAIRWPGVIEPGTVFNDIFSHEDMMPTILAAAGEPNIKEKVLNGYQANGKTFKQHLDGYNMLPFLKGEVEESPRKEIFYFDAGANLNAIRYGMWKLHFTIMEGDITEAYRKSPSWPLIVNLRADPYEVSPDSRMYVRWYGENMWLFVPAQRYAAEFLSTFKDFPPQTGSSLSIDKVVQQMASPPRN; this comes from the coding sequence ATGATCAGAAAACTATTAGTAACCTGCATTTTGGCAACCGGTGGTTGGCAGCTTGCAGAAGCTCAGGACAAGCCGAATGTGCTTGTCATCTGGGGGGACGACATTGGTTGGTCCAATGTCGGATTTAACAACAACGGGCTGATGGGCTATGAGACGCCCAATATTGACCGGATAGCGAATGAAGGAGCTGTTTTCACCGATTGGTACGGACAGCAGTCCTGTACAGCCGGTCGTGCGGCATTTATTTTAGGTCAGCATCCTTTTAGATCTGGTCTTTTGACAATTGGTATGCCGGGAGATTCCCATGGTATTCAGGCTTCGCAGCCCACCATTGCGGATCTGCTGAAGCCTCAGGGCTATGCCACTGGCCAATTCGGTAAAAACCACTTGGGCGATCAGGACGAGCACCTGCCTACCAACCATGGTTTTGATGAGTTTTTCGGAAACCTTTACCACCTTAATGCTGAAGAAGAACCGGAAGGTTATTATTATCCCAAGGATCCCGAGTTCAGAAAGAAATTTGGCCCAAGAGGGGTGATTCACAGTACCGCTGACGGCAGTATCGAAGATACCGGTCCCTTGACCAAGCAGCGGATGGAAACCGTCGATGAGGAGTTTGAAGATGCAGCCATCGAATTCATCGAAAAGGCTCACGCTGATGGCAAGCCATTCTTTGTATGGCTGAGCGCTACTCGTATGCACGTTTGGACACACTTGAAGGAGGAAAGCGAAGGTGTGACTGGAATTGGGCTATATCCAGATGGAATGGTTGAGCATGATAAGGCAGTAGGAAGAATTCTGGATAAACTAGATGAGCTCGGGATAACAGACAATACCATTGTGATGTATTCTACCGACAATGGAGCAGAGAAAGTCACTTGGCCTGATGGTGGTAGTTCGCCTTTCCGAGGCGAAAAAGGTACCACTTGGGAAGGTGGTTTCCGAGTGCCATGTGCCATTCGTTGGCCAGGGGTAATCGAGCCAGGAACGGTATTTAATGATATTTTCTCTCATGAAGATATGATGCCGACCATTTTGGCCGCCGCTGGTGAGCCCAATATCAAGGAAAAAGTATTGAACGGTTATCAGGCCAATGGGAAGACCTTCAAGCAGCACTTGGATGGGTATAATATGTTACCGTTCCTGAAAGGTGAGGTAGAAGAATCCCCGAGAAAGGAAATTTTCTACTTTGATGCCGGAGCTAACCTAAACGCCATCCGTTATGGTATGTGGAAGCTACATTTTACCATCATGGAGGGTGATATTACCGAAGCATATCGAAAATCTCCTAGCTGGCCATTGATCGTTAATTTAAGAGCCGATCCGTATGAAGTTTCTCCAGACTCAAGGATGTATGTTCGATGGTATGGTGAAAATATGTGGTTGTTTGTGCCTGCGCAGCGTTACGCAGCAGAGTTTTTGTCCACATTTAAGGACTTTCCTCCACAGACAGGATCTTCCCTTTCCATCGACAAAGTGGTACAGCAGATGGCCAGTCCTCCAAGAAATTAG
- a CDS encoding arylsulfatase has translation MVRKTPLFLTVLLVLWGFYPSMGQEKPNILVIMGDDIGWFNTSAYNDGMMGYTTPNIDRIANEGMRFTDAYGQQSCTAGRAAFITGQSPKRTGLLKIGMPGDPMGLQPEDPTIAELLKPHGYATGQFGKNHLGDLDEFLPTNHGFDRFFGNLYHLNAEEEPENPDYPKSADFRENYGPRGVLKSSADGPVQDTGPLTKERMETIDQEFLDATMDFIEEQHDADKPFFAWFNTTRMHIFTHLPEEYDGKTGLGIMADGMTQHDYQIGILLDKLDELGITDNTIVIYTTDNGAEKFSWPDGGTSPFKGEKATTWEGGIRVPFMIRWPEKIAAGKVSNEIISLEDCLPTLLAAAGDSDIKSKLLNGHSAAGKTFKVHIDGYNFLPYLTGDAEEGPRNEFFAFVDDGSLGAVRYGRWKFHFSTQDHEGLGAWIYPQTVLKAPLLVDLYADPFELAMDNSAYYDDWVVRRMFAFEPLKNIVGSFMATFKDFPPRQESGSFTPRQ, from the coding sequence ATGGTACGCAAGACACCTTTATTTTTAACAGTGCTTCTTGTGCTGTGGGGATTCTATCCTTCCATGGGGCAAGAAAAACCAAACATATTGGTCATCATGGGGGATGACATTGGTTGGTTCAATACGAGTGCCTATAACGATGGAATGATGGGCTATACGACGCCAAACATCGATCGGATTGCCAATGAGGGCATGCGGTTTACGGATGCCTATGGTCAGCAAAGCTGTACCGCCGGAAGGGCGGCTTTCATTACCGGCCAGAGTCCGAAGCGAACAGGGTTGCTTAAGATTGGGATGCCGGGAGATCCCATGGGGCTACAGCCTGAAGATCCCACCATCGCCGAACTGCTCAAACCCCATGGCTATGCTACGGGTCAGTTCGGGAAGAACCACCTTGGTGATTTGGATGAATTTTTGCCTACAAATCATGGATTTGATAGATTTTTTGGCAATCTCTACCACTTGAATGCAGAGGAAGAGCCCGAAAATCCCGATTACCCCAAAAGTGCAGACTTTAGAGAGAATTATGGCCCACGGGGAGTGCTGAAATCCAGCGCAGATGGCCCAGTTCAGGATACCGGGCCTTTGACCAAGGAGCGTATGGAAACCATTGATCAGGAGTTCTTGGATGCTACCATGGATTTCATCGAAGAACAGCACGATGCCGATAAACCATTTTTCGCTTGGTTTAATACCACCCGAATGCACATTTTTACCCATTTACCAGAAGAGTATGATGGGAAGACAGGTTTGGGAATCATGGCAGACGGCATGACCCAGCACGATTATCAAATTGGAATTTTGCTGGACAAACTTGATGAGTTGGGCATAACGGATAATACCATTGTGATTTATACTACCGATAACGGAGCGGAAAAATTCTCTTGGCCTGATGGTGGAACTTCCCCGTTCAAAGGAGAAAAGGCCACCACTTGGGAAGGCGGTATCCGTGTGCCGTTTATGATCCGATGGCCAGAGAAGATTGCCGCAGGTAAAGTTTCCAATGAGATCATTTCGCTAGAAGACTGCTTACCTACATTATTGGCTGCTGCTGGAGATTCGGATATCAAATCCAAACTCCTCAATGGCCATAGCGCTGCGGGCAAGACCTTCAAAGTCCATATTGATGGGTATAATTTTCTACCTTATCTGACGGGTGATGCAGAGGAGGGTCCCAGAAATGAATTTTTTGCCTTTGTGGATGATGGATCTTTGGGCGCGGTGCGGTACGGAAGATGGAAGTTCCATTTTTCCACCCAAGATCATGAGGGGCTTGGTGCGTGGATTTATCCCCAAACCGTACTGAAGGCTCCTCTTTTGGTGGATCTCTATGCCGATCCATTTGAGTTGGCCATGGATAATTCTGCCTATTACGATGATTGGGTAGTACGCCGGATGTTTGCTTTTGAACCATTGAAAAATATCGTGGGAAGTTTTATGGCGACCTTTAAGGATTTTCCTCCTAGACAGGAGTCGGGAAGTTTCACCCCTAGGCAATAA
- a CDS encoding COG2426 family protein gives MINIIIYTFLLSISPFGESRVGIPYGVLNGLHPLTALGVGLIANLLVFPLMMFLIDTFNGKLWQYRVYKSQSVKLMRRAKSGVGDKIQKYGFWGLMMFVMIPLPFTGVYMGTIAAYIFKLPRVSSFVAISIGAVISCLILAFGSHLGSLVPSLF, from the coding sequence ATGATCAATATCATAATCTACACCTTTTTATTGAGTATTTCTCCCTTTGGAGAGTCGCGGGTAGGCATTCCGTACGGAGTCCTCAATGGCCTCCATCCGCTGACAGCATTGGGAGTAGGACTGATCGCCAATTTGCTGGTATTTCCTTTGATGATGTTTTTGATCGATACCTTCAATGGTAAATTATGGCAGTATCGGGTATACAAAAGCCAATCGGTAAAATTGATGCGCCGCGCCAAAAGTGGCGTAGGCGATAAAATCCAAAAATACGGCTTCTGGGGCTTGATGATGTTTGTCATGATTCCGCTGCCCTTCACGGGGGTTTACATGGGGACCATTGCAGCCTACATCTTCAAATTGCCACGTGTCTCTTCTTTTGTAGCCATTAGTATAGGAGCGGTGATCTCCTGTTTGATCTTGGCGTTCGGATCGCATTTGGGTAGTTTGGTGCCCAGCCTGTTTTAA
- a CDS encoding aminopeptidase P family protein, with product MFKREIYQERRAKLRAEMGSGQLLFLGNDEASINFKHNWYPYRQDSTFLYYFGISLPGLVGVIDCDADKDYIFGNDYEIDDIVWTGPQPTIAELGEQVGVSHTGSLEKLGKIVQADCHILPPYRGEHVLQLRGLLGKSVEEIEKMPSVKLIQAVAKQRNIKSAEELEQMDEAVSRTSAVHLAVMKAARAGMKEYELVAVATSVARSYNASLAFPPIATKDGQTLHNHYYGNTLKEGDILLFDSGAESTEFYAGDMTRTFPVSAKFDSRQRELYECVYNAHRAAVEALRPGKRFLDVHLLAAETLVEGLKGVGLMKGDAKEAVAAGAHTMFFQCGLGHMMGLDVHDMENLGEQYVGYTPELQKSTEFGLKSLRLGKALEPGNVITVEPGIYIIPELIDMNKAAGKFKEFIDYDKLETYRDFGGIRVEEDFAITDSGADLLGTPLPIAPDEVEKVRTEALS from the coding sequence ATGTTCAAAAGAGAAATATACCAAGAAAGAAGGGCCAAGCTCAGGGCTGAAATGGGCAGTGGTCAATTGCTGTTTTTGGGCAATGATGAAGCCAGTATCAACTTCAAGCACAATTGGTACCCGTACCGACAGGACAGTACTTTTTTATATTACTTTGGAATTTCCTTGCCGGGATTGGTAGGGGTGATCGACTGTGATGCGGATAAAGATTATATTTTCGGAAACGATTATGAGATAGACGATATCGTATGGACCGGGCCGCAGCCTACCATCGCTGAGCTTGGGGAACAAGTAGGGGTAAGCCATACCGGTTCTTTGGAAAAGTTGGGTAAGATCGTTCAGGCAGATTGCCATATTTTGCCTCCATACAGGGGAGAACACGTCCTACAGCTCAGGGGGCTGCTGGGGAAATCCGTGGAGGAAATAGAAAAAATGCCTTCTGTTAAACTGATCCAAGCGGTGGCAAAGCAGCGTAATATCAAGTCAGCTGAAGAACTGGAGCAGATGGACGAAGCGGTAAGCAGAACATCAGCAGTGCACCTGGCCGTGATGAAGGCAGCGCGGGCAGGCATGAAGGAATATGAGTTGGTAGCCGTGGCCACCAGTGTGGCCCGGTCTTATAATGCTTCCTTGGCTTTTCCTCCCATTGCCACCAAAGACGGACAAACCCTGCACAACCATTACTACGGCAATACCCTGAAAGAAGGGGATATCTTGCTTTTTGATTCAGGAGCTGAATCTACGGAATTTTATGCCGGCGATATGACCAGGACTTTTCCTGTTAGTGCCAAGTTTGACAGCAGACAACGAGAGCTTTACGAATGCGTGTACAATGCCCATCGTGCCGCAGTGGAGGCCCTGCGGCCCGGGAAGCGTTTCTTGGATGTCCATTTATTGGCAGCTGAAACCTTGGTGGAAGGCCTGAAAGGTGTGGGCTTGATGAAGGGAGATGCCAAAGAGGCCGTGGCCGCCGGTGCACATACCATGTTCTTTCAATGTGGACTGGGCCATATGATGGGCTTGGACGTGCACGATATGGAAAACCTGGGAGAGCAGTATGTAGGCTATACTCCTGAACTCCAAAAATCCACTGAGTTTGGGTTGAAGTCACTGAGACTTGGCAAGGCTTTGGAGCCGGGCAATGTGATTACCGTGGAACCGGGCATATATATCATTCCCGAGCTGATAGACATGAACAAAGCAGCGGGCAAATTCAAGGAATTTATCGATTACGATAAATTGGAGACTTACCGGGACTTTGGAGGAATCCGTGTGGAAGAGGATTTTGCCATTACCGATAGCGGTGCAGACCTATTGGGAACGCCACTTCCCATTGCGCCCGATGAGGTGGAAAAAGTCCGAACGGAAGCGTTGTCCTAA
- a CDS encoding OprO/OprP family phosphate-selective porin, translating into MGKLCVAVCVWLSFAVTTHAQTASTDSASVDIRHTSKGFQFTTPENRFQLQIAGRLQFRYAFPYDQNPLDFDDFEEPDQHLFKVNRARLKVGGHAYQPWLKYYFEYELGASRLLDFRVMVEKWPWLSFKAGQWKVEYTRERSISSGKQQMLERSLINRPFTIDRQQGVSVYGRIDEGGLLDFNYHFSILTGMGRETRHNDDKKLMYVGKVFWNFLGDGVAISGSDLKHQSKPQASIALAGATNTSPYTRFSSSGGGELAGYGSGAPGQYQVNQWVVETAFQYKSFSWQSEYHRKRINDNYGPNTGHLAGLYVQGGYILNHQDAAKGKPLFEIASRYVHYQPELSLPQNSEEEYTLAFNCFFNGHLNKLTADFTFFDFDEMSQNREANDWRVRVQYDFSF; encoded by the coding sequence ATGGGCAAACTGTGTGTTGCTGTCTGTGTATGGCTGTCGTTTGCTGTGACTACCCATGCCCAGACCGCATCAACAGATTCGGCAAGTGTGGATATCAGGCACACTTCTAAGGGATTCCAATTTACCACTCCAGAAAATAGGTTTCAGTTGCAAATAGCAGGAAGGCTGCAATTTCGATACGCGTTCCCTTACGACCAAAATCCATTGGATTTTGATGATTTTGAAGAACCGGATCAGCACCTTTTTAAGGTAAACCGTGCTCGTCTAAAGGTTGGTGGACATGCCTATCAGCCTTGGTTGAAGTATTATTTCGAATATGAATTGGGCGCAAGCAGGCTGCTGGATTTTAGGGTGATGGTGGAAAAATGGCCATGGTTAAGCTTTAAGGCGGGACAGTGGAAAGTGGAATATACCCGAGAAAGGTCCATTTCCAGTGGGAAGCAGCAAATGCTGGAGCGGTCCTTGATCAACAGGCCTTTTACCATCGACCGTCAACAAGGCGTATCGGTATATGGACGAATTGATGAGGGTGGTTTACTGGATTTTAATTACCACTTTTCAATATTGACCGGCATGGGACGTGAAACGCGGCACAACGACGATAAAAAGCTCATGTATGTCGGAAAAGTTTTCTGGAATTTTTTGGGCGACGGGGTGGCCATTTCCGGCTCAGATCTGAAGCACCAATCCAAGCCTCAGGCGTCCATTGCTTTGGCAGGAGCCACCAATACCAGCCCGTATACCCGTTTTTCTTCCAGTGGTGGAGGTGAATTGGCAGGGTATGGATCAGGAGCTCCGGGCCAATACCAAGTCAACCAGTGGGTGGTGGAAACCGCCTTCCAGTACAAGTCCTTCAGTTGGCAAAGTGAATACCACAGGAAAAGGATAAACGATAACTATGGCCCCAACACGGGACATTTGGCAGGGTTGTACGTCCAAGGCGGTTATATTCTGAATCATCAAGACGCTGCCAAGGGCAAGCCGCTTTTCGAGATCGCTTCCCGGTATGTACACTATCAGCCGGAGCTGAGCCTTCCCCAAAACAGTGAGGAAGAGTATACCTTGGCATTCAACTGCTTCTTTAATGGGCACCTCAATAAGCTGACTGCAGATTTTACCTTCTTTGACTTTGATGAGATGTCCCAAAACCGGGAGGCCAATGACTGGCGGGTGAGGGTGCAATATGATTTCTCTTTCTAA
- a CDS encoding ribose-phosphate pyrophosphokinase, whose product MPEVKLFAGTNTKKLADSIAGNYGQDLGAMTLSMFSDGEMSPSFDESVRGCHVFLIQSTNPNADNLLELCLMIDAAKRASAYKVCAVVPYYGYARQDRKDRPRVSIAAKLIANMIMSAGADRIMTCDLHAGQIQGFFDIPLDHLNGSAIFVPYLKSLDLGDNLIFASPDVGGVSRARAYAKHFEVDMVVCDKHRKRANEVASMQVIGDVEGKDVVLVDDLVDTAGTMCKAAEILLDKGANSVRAIATHGVLSGKAYENIENSKLSELVITDTIPIKKESSKIKVLTVAELFAKAIHAVTGNDSISALFI is encoded by the coding sequence ATGCCCGAGGTTAAACTCTTTGCCGGAACCAACACAAAAAAACTGGCAGATTCCATTGCAGGAAATTATGGACAAGATTTAGGTGCGATGACCCTATCCATGTTCAGTGATGGAGAAATGTCACCCAGCTTTGACGAGTCCGTCAGGGGATGTCACGTGTTTTTGATCCAGTCTACCAACCCCAATGCGGACAATTTGCTGGAGCTTTGCCTTATGATTGATGCGGCCAAGCGGGCCAGTGCCTACAAGGTTTGTGCCGTGGTTCCATATTATGGCTATGCCCGCCAAGACCGGAAAGACCGCCCTCGAGTATCCATTGCTGCCAAGCTGATCGCCAATATGATCATGTCAGCAGGTGCAGACAGGATCATGACCTGCGACCTTCATGCAGGCCAGATACAAGGTTTTTTTGATATTCCTTTGGATCATTTGAATGGATCTGCTATTTTTGTGCCCTATTTGAAAAGCCTGGACTTGGGCGACAACCTGATCTTTGCTTCCCCAGATGTGGGAGGAGTAAGCAGGGCAAGGGCTTACGCCAAGCATTTCGAAGTAGACATGGTGGTCTGTGACAAACACCGTAAGCGTGCCAATGAGGTCGCTTCCATGCAGGTAATCGGCGACGTAGAGGGTAAAGATGTGGTGTTGGTCGATGACTTGGTGGACACCGCAGGCACGATGTGCAAGGCCGCGGAAATCCTTCTTGACAAAGGAGCGAATTCCGTCAGGGCAATTGCCACGCACGGGGTATTGTCCGGAAAAGCCTACGAAAATATTGAAAATTCCAAATTGTCCGAACTGGTCATCACCGATACCATTCCGATCAAAAAAGAATCTTCAAAAATTAAAGTCCTTACCGTGGCAGAGTTATTTGCCAAGGCGATCCACGCTGTGACCGGAAATGATTCGATCAGTGCGTTGTTTATTTAG
- a CDS encoding 50S ribosomal protein L25/general stress protein Ctc has product MKSLEIIGFKRANLDSPSISEIREEGNVPCVVYGPGIKEQIHFYAPAILFRELLYTPEVHMVELNVEGTKVKAILREAQFHPVSDVLLHADFLAYSDKKPIKMDIPVDIQGSAPGILKGGKLEMKTRTLTVKGLAQDLPDSIPVSISNLELGKSVKVHDVRAEGFEILTNPSVSIATIGIPRALRGKKNNEEEEEA; this is encoded by the coding sequence ATGAAATCGTTAGAGATTATAGGGTTTAAAAGAGCAAATCTCGACAGTCCTTCCATTTCGGAAATCCGTGAAGAAGGGAATGTACCTTGCGTGGTTTACGGTCCAGGCATCAAAGAGCAGATCCACTTTTATGCACCTGCCATCCTTTTCAGAGAGCTTCTTTACACTCCTGAAGTACACATGGTGGAACTTAACGTGGAAGGAACAAAAGTTAAAGCGATCCTTCGTGAAGCACAATTCCATCCGGTAAGTGATGTATTGCTACACGCAGACTTCTTGGCCTACAGCGACAAAAAGCCAATCAAAATGGACATCCCTGTAGACATCCAAGGTTCTGCACCAGGTATCCTTAAAGGTGGTAAACTGGAAATGAAGACCAGAACGCTAACAGTAAAAGGATTGGCACAAGACCTTCCTGACAGCATTCCTGTATCCATCAGCAACCTTGAACTGGGCAAATCTGTGAAAGTTCATGATGTAAGAGCTGAAGGTTTTGAAATCTTGACCAACCCTAGTGTTTCCATTGCTACCATCGGTATTCCTAGAGCACTTAGAGGTAAGAAAAACAATGAAGAGGAAGAAGAGGCATAA
- the pth gene encoding aminoacyl-tRNA hydrolase: MKYLIIGLGNIGPEYELTRHNIGFLTLDRLADQENAEWRSNRLAFTSEVKYKGRTLHLIKPTTYMNLSGKAMNYWMKELKVPKENTLVIVDDLALPFGKLRLRAKGSSAGHNGLKNIEALTGGQNYPRLRFGIGDDFPKGKQIDYVLGRWSQQELDELPLFMDKAIDIIKGFCTIGINMTMSQFND; the protein is encoded by the coding sequence ATGAAATACCTGATCATCGGCCTTGGAAACATTGGCCCTGAATATGAACTGACACGGCATAATATCGGTTTTTTGACATTGGACAGGCTTGCCGATCAGGAAAATGCCGAATGGAGAAGCAACCGCCTTGCCTTCACCTCGGAAGTCAAATACAAGGGCCGCACCCTTCACCTGATCAAACCCACTACTTACATGAACCTTAGTGGAAAAGCCATGAACTATTGGATGAAAGAACTGAAAGTGCCCAAAGAAAACACTTTGGTAATCGTGGACGATCTAGCCCTTCCATTTGGCAAACTTCGGCTTCGGGCAAAGGGTTCCTCAGCTGGCCACAACGGGCTCAAGAACATCGAAGCCTTAACCGGCGGCCAAAACTATCCTCGATTACGGTTTGGCATCGGTGATGATTTCCCAAAAGGAAAACAAATAGACTATGTACTGGGCCGATGGAGTCAGCAAGAACTGGATGAGCTCCCATTGTTTATGGACAAAGCCATCGATATTATCAAAGGATTTTGCACCATTGGGATCAACATGACCATGAGCCAGTTTAACGATTAG
- a CDS encoding thiamine-binding protein, translating to MKSINLGLQIVPKSTTLDTYSLVDKAIEVIKNAGVKYEVTPFETVMEGPEEQLMEIARKAQQAVLDAGAEEVLVYYRLQIRKSTDVTMGEKTDKHRH from the coding sequence ATGAAAAGCATCAATTTAGGCCTTCAGATCGTACCGAAAAGCACCACACTGGACACGTATAGCCTCGTGGACAAAGCCATTGAGGTCATCAAAAACGCTGGCGTAAAATATGAAGTCACGCCCTTCGAAACGGTCATGGAAGGACCTGAAGAACAACTGATGGAAATTGCCCGTAAAGCGCAACAGGCCGTTTTGGACGCAGGTGCCGAAGAAGTACTCGTATATTACCGACTGCAAATCCGAAAATCAACCGATGTCACCATGGGAGAAAAAACCGACAAGCACCGGCATTAG